The genomic interval CTGGCGGGTGAGGAGCTGGCCCGGAAGCTAGGCTTGAAACCGGGAGACCACGTGCAGGTGGCTGGGCGCGAGGCCGAGGTCACGGGCATCCTCTCCGCCAGTCCCGCCGAGAACCAGGGGCTGGTGGGGTCGCTGAGCCTGGCCCAGGCCATCGCCGGGCGCCCGGGCGCGGTGCGCCAGGTCTTCGTGAGCGCGCTGACCAAGCCCGAGGACGAACTGGCTCGCCGCGATCCCGCCTCCATGAGCCCGGAGGTGCGCGATCGCTGGTACTGCTCGCCCTACGCCAACTCCATCGCCTTCCAGATCCAGGAGGTCCTGCCGCACGCCCGCGCCGAGCAGATCCGGCAGGTGGCGCAGAATGAGGGTACGGTGCTCTCCCGGATCCAGGGGCTGATGCTGCTGATCACGCTGGCGGCGCTGCTGGCGGCGGGTTTGGCGGTCTCGGCCGCCATGGCGACCGCCATCCTGGAGCGCCGGCGCGAGGTCGGCTTGATGAAGGCCATGGGCGCGGGCAACGCGGCGGTGGCGGCGCTCTTCTTCACCGAAGCGGCGCTGCTGGCCCTGCTGGGCGGGACGGCGGGCTACGCCGCCGGCCTGCTGCTGGCCCAGGGCATCGCCCGCTCCATCTTCGCCTCCAGTGTCGCGGTGCAGCCGGTGCTCTTCCCTCTGGTGCTTGGGGTGGCGGTGGCGGTGACCTTCGCCGGCAGCGCGGCATCCATCCGCCGCGCTCTGCGCTTCGAGCCGGCGCTGGTGCTGCGAGGGGATGCATGAACGGCGACGGGCAGCCGCGCTCCGCACGTTCCGGCAGCCGGGCCGGCATGTTCGTGCGCCTGCTCTGGCGGGCCATGCTGGTACGCCGTGGGCGGGCCCTCACCGCGCTGCTGGCCATCGTGGTGGCCTCGGCCGCCACGGCCGCCATGCTGAACCTCTATGTGGACGTGCAGGCCAAGCTGGAGCGCGAGTTTCGCGGCTACGGCGCCAACCTGATCGTGGTGGCGCCCCAGGGTCAGCCGCTGCCCCCGGATGCCCTGGCCAAAGTCGATGCCGCCCTGGCCGGCCGCGGCACCGCGGCGCCCTTCGCTTATGTCATCGCCAAGAGCAGCGACGGCTCGCCGGTGGTGGTCGCGGGCACCGACTTCGCGCGCGTCCGCAAGCTAGACCGCTTCTGGGCCGTGACCAAGTGGCCCGCAGCTCCCGGCGGCGCTTTGGTCGGGGTGCGTGCCGCCGGTGCGCTCGCGCCCGACGGCAAGCCCTTTGACCTGAGCTTCGGCAGCAAGTCTGTTCACGTGGCCGAGGCCGGGGTGTTGAAGACGGGCGCCGCCGAGGACAGCCGTGTGTATCTGTCCCTGCCTGAGTTCACGGCTTGGACCGGCGTGGGCGCCACCACCATCGAAGTGGCTGCCAGCGGCTCCCAAGACGAGATCCGCCAGGTCATGGACCGGCTCCCTGCCTCGCTCCCCGGTATCGAGGTCCGCCCGGTGCGCCAGATCCAGGAGGGCGAGGCGCGGGTGCTGGGCAAGACCCGCTCCACCCTGGTGGCCTCCATCGCCCTGATCCTCCTGACGTCGGCGCTCTGCCTGCTGGCTACGCTGACCGCCTGGGTGATGGAGCACCGCAAGGACTTCGCGGTGATGAAGGCGCTGGGCGCTTCGCACCTGACGGTGAACGTTTTCTTTGCCACGCAGGCCGCCGCCCTGGGCGGGCTGGGGGCCGGGCTCGGCTTTTTCCTGGGTGTGGGTGCGGCCGCCTGGATCGGCCACGCCAACTTCCAGACGGCGGTGACGCCGCGGTTCAGCCTGCTGCCCGCGGTGGTGCTCGGCAGCATGGCGGTGGCGCTACTCGCGGCGGTGCTGCCCATGAGCATCCTGCGGCGGGTACAGCCGG from Terriglobales bacterium carries:
- a CDS encoding ABC transporter permease; translation: MFLRLVFESFRRQKQRKLLAGVAVALGVAVATAMIAVATDIGDKMNRELRAYGANIVVYPEEDTLDVQVGGVDLKPVSQGAYLNEADLPKIKGTFWRHNILGFAPFLPVHAAVTAGGASLPDVPLLGTYFAKPLKLGDDSFTTGVRTTHPWWKVEGAWPADDSGQVLAGEELARKLGLKPGDHVQVAGREAEVTGILSASPAENQGLVGSLSLAQAIAGRPGAVRQVFVSALTKPEDELARRDPASMSPEVRDRWYCSPYANSIAFQIQEVLPHARAEQIRQVAQNEGTVLSRIQGLMLLITLAALLAAGLAVSAAMATAILERRREVGLMKAMGAGNAAVAALFFTEAALLALLGGTAGYAAGLLLAQGIARSIFASSVAVQPVLFPLVLGVAVAVTFAGSAASIRRALRFEPALVLRGDA
- a CDS encoding ABC transporter permease, producing the protein MNGDGQPRSARSGSRAGMFVRLLWRAMLVRRGRALTALLAIVVASAATAAMLNLYVDVQAKLEREFRGYGANLIVVAPQGQPLPPDALAKVDAALAGRGTAAPFAYVIAKSSDGSPVVVAGTDFARVRKLDRFWAVTKWPAAPGGALVGVRAAGALAPDGKPFDLSFGSKSVHVAEAGVLKTGAAEDSRVYLSLPEFTAWTGVGATTIEVAASGSQDEIRQVMDRLPASLPGIEVRPVRQIQEGEARVLGKTRSTLVASIALILLTSALCLLATLTAWVMEHRKDFAVMKALGASHLTVNVFFATQAAALGGLGAGLGFFLGVGAAAWIGHANFQTAVTPRFSLLPAVVLGSMAVALLAAVLPMSILRRVQPAAILRGE